In Plectropomus leopardus isolate mb chromosome 20, YSFRI_Pleo_2.0, whole genome shotgun sequence, one DNA window encodes the following:
- the faap24 gene encoding Fanconi anemia core complex-associated protein 24 isoform X1 — MESKAPVVLNAVPPYGHVIASERWRNSSLIQSLKDGGVKILFENELGVADFLLPNKSCILYVSECDIIAGNSFKRKLVRYRNRSSSFQELVLVENTRLSEQYFSAVQKFVVFDLGLTLLPVSGQTEASQLILQFVHGEGRENPFRRRTSSRLLDLLVLALVQHVPGVGRVKAVALLQQFSNIQQLCNATPAELEPIVGQAAAQQIHSFFHKVTAAGT, encoded by the exons ATGGAGAGCAAAGCGCCTGTTGTGCTGAACGCGGTTCCTCCTTACGGACATGTTATTGCCAGCGAGAGATGGAGAAACTCATCCCTCATTCAAAGCTTAAAGG ATGGAGGAGTGAAAATCCTCTTTGAGAATGAGCTCGGTGTTGCAGATTTCCTCCTGCCCAACAAAAGCTGCATCCTGTACGTATCTGAGTGTGACATCATAGCGGGAAACAGCTTCAAGAGGAAACTGGTCCGCTACAGAAAT AGGAGCAGTAGTTTCCAGGAGCTGGTGCTGGTGGAGAACACCAGACTCAGTGAGCAGTACTTCTCAGCTGTGCAGAAGTTTGTGGTGTTCGACCTCGGCTTGACTTTGCTGCCTGTCAGCGGGCAGACTGAGGCCTCGCAGCTCATCTTGCAGTTT GTTCACGGGGAGGGCAGAGAGAACCCCTTTAGGAGGAGAACTTCGTCTCGGCTGTTGGACCTGCTGGTGCTGGCTCTGGTGCAGCATGTCCCCGGGGTCGGCAGGGTCAAAGCTGTGGCCCTCCTGCAGCAGTTCTCTAACATCCAGCAGCTCTGCAACGCCACCCCCGCTGAGCTGGAGCCCATTGTGGGTCAGGCTGCAGCTCAGCAGATCCACAGTTTCTTTCACAAAGTCACGGCTGCTGGAACCTGA
- the faap24 gene encoding Fanconi anemia core complex-associated protein 24 isoform X2 — MESKAPVVLNAVPPYGHVIASERWRNSSLIQSLKDFLLPNKSCILYVSECDIIAGNSFKRKLVRYRNRSSSFQELVLVENTRLSEQYFSAVQKFVVFDLGLTLLPVSGQTEASQLILQFVHGEGRENPFRRRTSSRLLDLLVLALVQHVPGVGRVKAVALLQQFSNIQQLCNATPAELEPIVGQAAAQQIHSFFHKVTAAGT; from the exons ATGGAGAGCAAAGCGCCTGTTGTGCTGAACGCGGTTCCTCCTTACGGACATGTTATTGCCAGCGAGAGATGGAGAAACTCATCCCTCATTCAAAGCTTAAAGG ATTTCCTCCTGCCCAACAAAAGCTGCATCCTGTACGTATCTGAGTGTGACATCATAGCGGGAAACAGCTTCAAGAGGAAACTGGTCCGCTACAGAAAT AGGAGCAGTAGTTTCCAGGAGCTGGTGCTGGTGGAGAACACCAGACTCAGTGAGCAGTACTTCTCAGCTGTGCAGAAGTTTGTGGTGTTCGACCTCGGCTTGACTTTGCTGCCTGTCAGCGGGCAGACTGAGGCCTCGCAGCTCATCTTGCAGTTT GTTCACGGGGAGGGCAGAGAGAACCCCTTTAGGAGGAGAACTTCGTCTCGGCTGTTGGACCTGCTGGTGCTGGCTCTGGTGCAGCATGTCCCCGGGGTCGGCAGGGTCAAAGCTGTGGCCCTCCTGCAGCAGTTCTCTAACATCCAGCAGCTCTGCAACGCCACCCCCGCTGAGCTGGAGCCCATTGTGGGTCAGGCTGCAGCTCAGCAGATCCACAGTTTCTTTCACAAAGTCACGGCTGCTGGAACCTGA